The DNA window GCACAGTCGTATAAATTAATTCACAATTGATGCATTCGGTGATGTCAGGCGCCATATCATCAATCAATCCTAAAAAATGCCGTTACCTTTGTCTCTGTTCATTAGCAGATTCCCTAAAGTCAATGTCACGCTGCCTCTGTTGAAGCAGGAAATATATACAATTGCACGTCCTCGCGATAGACACCTACATATTTCAGTAGACATATCAAACTTCGAACATTTTCCATaagcaaacaaaataaaattatatatgcatatgtatattaaaaagaaaggaagaaaccAGCTTATTGACTAAAAGGTAAAAAACCAACCGGATCATTCGAGAAAAGATCGAGCGAAGCCGGAAATCCAAATGTGATAAGCGTCTGGTTCAAATACTTAGCGCAATGGTCCAAGTTAGTGACATCCGCAAATGTATAGTCACTGAAAACACACAAAACCTCA is part of the Cucurbita pepo subsp. pepo cultivar mu-cu-16 unplaced genomic scaffold, ASM280686v2 Cp4.1_scaffold001565, whole genome shotgun sequence genome and encodes:
- the LOC111786362 gene encoding uncharacterized protein LOC111786362, with translation MDLSHLIRPSSNSSSSSSFNVPTMAATKTDFDLSPSPQSIYSVGDYTFADVTNLDHCAKYLNQTLITFGFPASLDLFSNDPVSIARTCNCIYFLLQQRQRDIDFRESANEQRQR